The nucleotide window CCCTCCCTCGCCATTGTCTCCTGTAAACGCTAAAAAACCTGTTGGCTCTTGCGCAAGCGAGCGGGTATAAGCGCGCCACAATCCCCACCACAGCACTACCAATAAAATTAACCACGCCGGTTGCGCAACGATAAATGGATACAATGCCATTAGCAGCGCGAGCGCGAATGCGCTGTAGGCACAGCGATAGAAGCGCACTAAAAAGCGGGAGGAATGAAACACGACCGCCGCTAATTGCGGCAGCGGTTTGGAAGTATGAGCAGCATCAGCGGTTGAATCAGCTGTCTTTTTTCTGAAGCCCGGTATTTGCACGAATAATATCCACAATCCGTTGTAGTTCAGGGTTGGCAGGATTTTCACGACGCAGGAACCAGGCAAACAAATCCTGATCCTGCTCTTCCAGCAACAACCAATAACGTTCCTTATCGCTTTGTTCCAATGTCGGGTACACATTTTCCAGAAATGGCATCAACACCAAATCCAACTCCAACATGCCGCGCCGACTACCCCAAAACAAACGATTGATATCCACACCAGTACCTGTATTTTGCTTTAGTAAGGGCCGGCATTATAAACGAGCAATAGGCTCACCGCGCCACTGTTGTGGTCAACATGTGTAACCAACATGCTGGACTTAAACATGACAGCTATTAAAAACCATACTGCGTTGCGATAATCTTCTCTTCGTATTTGCTTTTATTCATTTTTATCCGTTATTCATGATTCATACTGCTGGTAATTATTTGTTATGACATCCCCCGCTGCTCACCAAAATATCCGGGTAAAACTGGAAAACAGTCAACTGCTGCTCATCTCTGGAGCGGATGCAGGAAAATTCCTGCAAGGCCAAGTCACCTGTGATGTGCGTGAGCTGGCCAACCCCATCACCCGGCTTGGCACACAATGCAACCCCAAGGGCCGTATCCTGTTAAGTTTTCGCGCGCTGCAGATGGATGCGGAAACCATCGCTTTGCGAATTCCAACATCAATGTTGGATAAAGCAAAGGTATCGCTCGGTAAATACATTGTGTTTTCAAAAGCCAAACTGGTGGATGCGCGCGACCGTTATCAACTGCTGGGGCTTTATGGTGAAACCGCAGACGAGGTTGCGGCGCAATGGTTTGGCAAACTGCCCGCTGAAATCGACGGTTGGGTTGAGAAAGATGGCAGCTACCTTATCCAATTGGCAGCAAACCGCTATGAATGCTGGATGTCATCGGAACATATCGAACGTATTACCCAAGGGTTTGCAGCACAAACGGTCGAGCAGGACATCAACGCCTGGCAATTGCTCGATATACAAGCCGGTATCGCCAGCATCATTCCCGAGACCATTGAACTCTTTACGCCGCAAGAGATTAATTACCAGTTAATCGGCGGGGTTAATTTTCGCAAGGGCTGCTACACCGGCCAGGAAATTGTGGCGCGCCTGCATTATCGCGGCAAACTCAAACGCCATATGTACCGCTTTGCCAGTATCGGACAAACATTACCCGCGCCAGGCAGTGTATTGGTCAATTCAAAAACCCAGCAAGCATGTGGTCATCTCGTTGCGGCTGCCTCCACAGAAGGCAATTCATTTGAAATGCTGGTATCGCTTCTGGATGAACAATTGGATGAGGTACAACTGGAAGGCCGCCCGGAAAAATTAAGCCTGATGCCGCTTCCCTATGCTATACCTACAGCAGAAGAAAAAACTGAATAGGCTTATGTAGGATCAAGAATGAACCCCATTGTTGAGAAAGTCCGCCAGGAAATCATCACAGCGATCAAAAACGATCAGCTTGTATTACCCACCTTGCCGGAGGTTGCCCTAAAGGTCAGGGAAGTCGCCGATGATCCCGATGCCGATATTGAAAAATTAACCACTGTAATTGGCAATGATGCTGCATTGAGTGCGCGGATTATTCGCGTTGCCAACAGCCCGCTTTTACGCGCCAGCCGCGCGATTGAAGATTTACGTACCGCGCTTATGCGCTTGGGCATTCAGTACACCTGCAATATCGCGACAGGTTTGGCGATGGAACAAATGTTTCAGGCGACATCCGATTTAGTCGATATGCGCATGCGTGATGTCTGGAGCCGCTCCAGTGAAGTCGCAGGCATTAGCCATGTATTGTGCAAACATTACACGCGCCTGCGTCCGGATCAGGCAACCCTCGCAGGCTTGGTGCATAAGATCGGGGTTTTGCCAATCCTGACTTACGCAGAAGACCACCCGGCATTACTCAAAGACAGCCTGACACTCGATGCTGTTATTGACCAATTGCACGCACCGGTTGGCGATTTGATTTTGAAAACCTGGGGCTTTCCCGAAGAAATTGCGCATATTCCTTCGCAACACATCAATTTCACGCGTGATGTACCAAAAGCTGATTATGGCGATATCGTCACAGTGGCTATGCTGCAAAGCTATTTGGGCACAGATTCCCCGATGGGCAAAGTGGATTACAACAAAGTAAAAGCCTTTGACCGGCTCAAACTTGACCCTAATATGCACATTAGTGAATCTGAAGATTTGAGTGGCGAGATGGAAGCGGCGATGTCATTGTTGCTGTAAACGAAATGTAATAAAAATATGGGCAGGCGGTTCCAACCGCCTGCCCATTATTTTCTTTTTTGTATTGCAATATCACTCAAGCGCGCGTTGCATCCGAACGGATAAACAAATACACCATCGCGATTAATGCCACCAAAACCAACAGTGAACCTCCACTCAACAAAGGCTCAAGTTGTTCGCCCGAAGCAAATTTTCCGTACAGAAGAAATAACCCGGAAAGCATCGCGAGCACACCAACCTGATGCAGATAAAATTGCACGCGCGCCAAAATACCGTGTCCGTTCGTCAGCCATAATTTATGACACAGCGCATAAATAAATGTCACTACAAAACCCAGTAACATAATGTGCGCATGGGTAACCAACTGGCTGTGATTGTGGGTTGCTGCCATCACAATTCCCAACAGTATTCCCAATACTGCGTAAATAAATCCAGTAATTGCAAACTTCCTATCCATTGTAAGCTCCACGTTTATGACAACATTATAAAATCGCGGCTTCTGCGGGAAGCCGTTCATCTACTAAAGTTTGATTGAGTTTTTTCCATTCGCGCTCATTAATAAGCGGCTTCAGCATAGTCACCAACATAGCCACCGCACCTTCAGGTGCCGCTTTGGCAACAGACGATAAAACCTCTACACGCTCACTATGGGTAATGTTTGGCAACATCATCATTAATGATTGCAAATTTTCTTCCGGTGTTAACGACGCAACCAAACGCTGATGAATATCATGAATTTGCGCATCACTAAAATGTTCCCATAGCAATTCAGCATTGTAGGTTTCTTCCTGATTCATATGCATGAAATTATCAGCAACGAACAGCGAAAAATCGGCATAAAATTCTAACAGTGCTTGTCGTCTACGCAGTGAAGGCAACTTTTTAATGAGCGCGATATCTTGACGCAACGTGGCGATTTCACGCTCATGCTGCACATGATCGATTTCAGTCTGGAGCGGAATTTTATGCAAATCATTTATCGCAGCATGAATAAATTGGTTTTCATGCGCTAAATGATCAAGGCAAAACTGTAATAAATGCTCGCAAGCATTAAGCTGTTGAGTAACAGAATCAGTATCAGTGTCATCAAGTCGCCCTAATTCCACTAACTGTTGGCATAGACTGGCACGCAGTCCTTTATGGATCAGCGTATAAATATTATAACGGGGATCTTTCATCATTAACCTCAGGTTCCATTGAGTCTGTATTCGCTGTGAATAAGTGGTTTACGAAATGGGGGTGTTTATTGCGTTATCCGGCAATGAGGTCATATTAACAAACTGATTACCACTCACTTCCTAAATCATTCATAACAGTTTCCTAAAAATTCCCTAAACAGCAATGCCAGAGTGCCTTCATATTGCAGGAGAATCTGTAATAAATTGTGTTTTTAGAATGGGATTGATTGAGCATGTTTGCTAACAGGAATATGATCTTTACTCTCGCTAAAGCACTTGCGCCAGATACATATTATCTGGCATCAATAGACTTCAGATAGTCTTACCACTATTCAGACGATCTTAATAATTAATAGAAAGACGTGTAGCCGCACAAAAATAGTGATTATCGGATAGACATAAATGGATAGACCTGACTTGCCCAACAATACCTACCGCAGCCTGTCCGAAGAGCAGGCAGCATTTATTTGCTCTGGTTTGTCTATTACCGCAAGCTCACGCGATGGCCGTTTTATTCCCTCAATCTGCCGGGTGTTAGCCTGTGCGGTTAATGACTCGCGTAATCAGTTGCGTATTATTGTGGTGAAATCCCAAGCCTTGCAATTGTTGCTCGATATTAAAGCCAGCGCCGAAATTGCAGTTGTTTTCAGTCAGCCGTCGAGCCACAGGACACTGCAAATAAAAGGAAAAAATACGCACCAAAGTGACATTCAGGATGGGGATATCGCCTTGATTGATCAATGTATTCGGGGGTTTGCCGACAATCTGGCATCTATTGGTTATCCGCGCGAATTCGCCCATGCCTTTCATCACTACTCTCCTGATGATGTGGCTGCTATCAGTTTTACACCCGTCGCACTATTTGAACAAAGCCCGGGGCCGGATGCGGGCAAAGCCTTGGCGTTTGGCTCATGATAAGGCTAGATCAAATCCGGATTTGTCTGGAGGGTTTATTGCCATCCATGCTTGCTACTTGCGGTGCTGATGGCACGCCAAATATTACCTATGTATCGCAAGTACACTACGTTAATCCGAATCATGTTGCGCTGACATTTCAATTTTTTAATAAGACACGACTAAATATTTTAGCCAACCCCCAGGCAACCCTGCTGGTGATTGATCTACAAACCGCCGCAATGTATCGCCTCGCGCTGCTCTATCGCCACACAGAAACATCCGGCCCGTTGTTTGAAAGTATGAAAGCACGCCTTGCCGGCATTGCCAGCAGCTCGGGAATGGAAAATGTATTCCATCTGCAAGGTGCTGATGTCTATCAGGTGATGGATATAGAAGCCGTTCCCGGAATGCAAAAACCGGTATTGCCGCCGGCTCGCCAATCACAACTTTATTTGCGTGAAGCCTTTTGCGCAATGAGCCGCGCACAAGACATGGCCGAATTATTTGAATGCTGTATGAATTCGCTTTCGCAACAACTTCAAATCGAATACGCCATGTTATTGCTAGCCGATGGAACAGGAAAAAAACTGTACACGTTGGACACACGCGGTTACTCACAATCAGGAATAGGCGCAGAAGTGCCAATAGGTTATGGAATCATAGGCACAGCCGCACAATATCGCACCCCGATTCGCATTACGCATGTGGCGATGGAGTACACCTATGTACAAGCGATGCGCGATTATTTACAACACGAACAAGACACTACAGGACTGGAAACACATATTGCATTTCCCGGATTAAAGCTGCCCCGCAGCCAGCTTGCCATGCCGATTTTAGATAAAGACAAGTTATTGGGGATTATCTACGCGGAGAGCCCTAAAGATGAATTTTTTCACTACGACCATGAGGATATGCTTGCCTGTCTTGCCTTGTTTTTAGGCCAGATGATCGTAAAACTACAAGCGTCTGAATGTTTGAATATTTATCGTGGTGATTCTGACAACCACAACTCTGATCAAAAAATTACTGCTGCATCGGCAAAAGAATCCAATCAGACACACATTCGTCCGCAAACGCCGGTGTTGATTCGTTACTACCGGCAAAACCACAGCATTTTTCTTGATCAGGATTATTTAATAAAAGGGATTGCGGGTGCCATTTTATGGCGTTTATTACAGTTGCATACTCATGAAGGACGCTGTCATTTTAGTAATCGTGAGTTGCGCCTTGACCCGCATTTAAAACTACCTGACATTGATGACAATCTTGAAGCAAGATTAATTTTATTGCGCCGCCGTTTGGAAGAGCGCTGCAGTTTTATGCGTTTGGAAAAAGCCGGGCGCGGTGCTTTTACACTGAACCTGAATACACCGCTCACCCTGATTGAAGTGGATAGCCTTTAAATTTTCCGCACCCGAACATCAGCGTGATGCGGGCAATGTGTTGGCTTGCGCCAGTGCTTGTAAAAATGCGTGATGAGCTTGTTGGTTATGCTCGCCCGAATAAGGCAACAGAATCCAGGTTTCACTTGCTGACATGCTTTCTTGTGGCTTGAGTGTTTTATAAGGGGCATGCACTTCCAGCTCCAATAAACCCTGCTCAGGCCGCTCGTTTAAAAACTCCTGATATAACTCCACCTGCCCCTGCTCTGGATGAATTGCGCTTTTAGGCTGCAATGCAAAAGTAATCAGCAACACTTGCTGATCACGGAATGCCGCCAACCAACCTTGTGCAGGCTGGATAAACACTTTGCCCCTGCGGCCTTTTTGTTCAGACGCGTCATTTTTTAATGAAAAAAATCCATCGCGGTAATCGTGTGCCAAGCGGCCATAGGTCGCGTCAATAAAATGTTCAACCCGAACATCATCCAACGTAGCAACCGGAACATAGACAAACGTAGTGTGGGGAACACGTGTATTGAACCAGATATCCCACGCCACTTGAGTATCACGGATATTTTTGGCGCTCACATTTAATTGCAGCTGGTTAGGTTTTCCATCCATTAACGCAAATTGTTTTTGAAGGGAAACACCCGATATCGGGCTATTGGAACCCAGCATGGTGACCTGCTGTGCTGT belongs to Cellvibrio sp. pealriver and includes:
- a CDS encoding HDOD domain-containing protein, whose translation is MNPIVEKVRQEIITAIKNDQLVLPTLPEVALKVREVADDPDADIEKLTTVIGNDAALSARIIRVANSPLLRASRAIEDLRTALMRLGIQYTCNIATGLAMEQMFQATSDLVDMRMRDVWSRSSEVAGISHVLCKHYTRLRPDQATLAGLVHKIGVLPILTYAEDHPALLKDSLTLDAVIDQLHAPVGDLILKTWGFPEEIAHIPSQHINFTRDVPKADYGDIVTVAMLQSYLGTDSPMGKVDYNKVKAFDRLKLDPNMHISESEDLSGEMEAAMSLLL
- a CDS encoding succinate dehydrogenase assembly factor 2, which encodes MDINRLFWGSRRGMLELDLVLMPFLENVYPTLEQSDKERYWLLLEEQDQDLFAWFLRRENPANPELQRIVDIIRANTGLQKKDS
- a CDS encoding folate-binding protein YgfZ, whose translation is MTSPAAHQNIRVKLENSQLLLISGADAGKFLQGQVTCDVRELANPITRLGTQCNPKGRILLSFRALQMDAETIALRIPTSMLDKAKVSLGKYIVFSKAKLVDARDRYQLLGLYGETADEVAAQWFGKLPAEIDGWVEKDGSYLIQLAANRYECWMSSEHIERITQGFAAQTVEQDINAWQLLDIQAGIASIIPETIELFTPQEINYQLIGGVNFRKGCYTGQEIVARLHYRGKLKRHMYRFASIGQTLPAPGSVLVNSKTQQACGHLVAAASTEGNSFEMLVSLLDEQLDEVQLEGRPEKLSLMPLPYAIPTAEEKTE
- a CDS encoding GAF domain-containing protein, with the protein product MIRLDQIRICLEGLLPSMLATCGADGTPNITYVSQVHYVNPNHVALTFQFFNKTRLNILANPQATLLVIDLQTAAMYRLALLYRHTETSGPLFESMKARLAGIASSSGMENVFHLQGADVYQVMDIEAVPGMQKPVLPPARQSQLYLREAFCAMSRAQDMAELFECCMNSLSQQLQIEYAMLLLADGTGKKLYTLDTRGYSQSGIGAEVPIGYGIIGTAAQYRTPIRITHVAMEYTYVQAMRDYLQHEQDTTGLETHIAFPGLKLPRSQLAMPILDKDKLLGIIYAESPKDEFFHYDHEDMLACLALFLGQMIVKLQASECLNIYRGDSDNHNSDQKITAASAKESNQTHIRPQTPVLIRYYRQNHSIFLDQDYLIKGIAGAILWRLLQLHTHEGRCHFSNRELRLDPHLKLPDIDDNLEARLILLRRRLEERCSFMRLEKAGRGAFTLNLNTPLTLIEVDSL
- a CDS encoding protein YgfX, translated to MFHSSRFLVRFYRCAYSAFALALLMALYPFIVAQPAWLILLVVLWWGLWRAYTRSLAQEPTGFLAFTGDNGEGGRWMYGSASAHTPASLQLAGPVLCWPWIIILPLRNPQTGKVITLPIFSDALTASDNACLRRWLHACLIPKG
- a CDS encoding DUF4380 domain-containing protein, translating into MSFSLPVCNVAIAAQDAEVTRITLGNNTIAAEITPDIGGRVLSVNLQGQPNFLLVGDAVKTMPNPPVSPKSYNIGYMGHEVWLGPQSQWWQHQLLNDERRTAKAIWPPDPYLVLTKNQLVEQTAQQVTMLGSNSPISGVSLQKQFALMDGKPNQLQLNVSAKNIRDTQVAWDIWFNTRVPHTTFVYVPVATLDDVRVEHFIDATYGRLAHDYRDGFFSLKNDASEQKGRRGKVFIQPAQGWLAAFRDQQVLLITFALQPKSAIHPEQGQVELYQEFLNERPEQGLLELEVHAPYKTLKPQESMSASETWILLPYSGEHNQQAHHAFLQALAQANTLPASR